In Plasmodium cynomolgi strain B DNA, scaffold: 0019, whole genome shotgun sequence, the genomic window tttatattatcGAATTAGTTGtattgcaaaaattaaggtaaaataaaattgcattAAATGTTGACCATATTTAAGTCTTTACTTATATAATGCTTGAATTAGAAGAGTATATATGTTCAACCAAAAATATCAAGTACAATAGGAATATTTGATCTGActataatatgaataaagAACTATTCTTGAATtatgtgaaaatataaacgaaATTATAACCACGGAATAAGGAGAGTTCCAAAGGTGTATAAGAATTCATTATATTACTAAATCAttcattttcacttttttatttttatgaaactTAAGGGAGAAATCAGTACGAACagtgaatatataatatagttAAGGACACATTTTgataacaaaaatgggaaaaaaaaacacattaataattctttaaaattggtgaaaaatatgtgttttctttaaaatagaaaatgaagattcttatttttattcacctcTTTTGCATTTAACATTACATTGTCAGTTTTGACACTACTAATTTGGCTCACTCTTTTGTATTCAAATATATCTATTGAATTAAAGAATTGCCAATTTACAACTTACTAGCttattctttaaattttgcaTTATTGCAACTTACATGAACattcattacaaaaaaataaattatggtgttaattcttcttttcattttacaaaaattcaTTTAGTAAGACGTCTACAGATGAAATCAACAAGACAGGAATGCAAAACACCTTCACAATTACAATTGAAATAGatcaatataattttaaacagTATAGCATAGATATGCAGGTTTAattaaaagtaaataaattacaaCTTCCTTTAGCAGTTCTAGGCttaatatatgcatatatgagCACTACATAATgagttaaaatataatgcattaatgcACTCAAAACAATTCATAAACAGATTGATGCTTCTTTCAACCgtgtattattattttttccaattttattCTACACAACAACTAACTAATTCTGTAACGCTTTTGTTGTGAATAATCCAGTTGTATGCTATTTTAGTTTTATCAAAATTGGGGGTTTATTGCCCTAAATGACGAATTGTCCTTTATAACagttttaataaattattagtGAATTATACGAGCAAGATatttttcatgaaaaattgaatttttcaattattcTTGTCGCTAAAACAGTAGAATTTATATTACCCAACGAAACATAAATGAtcatatgataaaaaaaggcaaacaataagtagtaaattattatatatatagccATGTTATAGCTAGCAATAATAAGCGGgaattatagaaaaaattatttaaaaatgcttGCCACATAtaggttaaaaaatataacaactTCACATTGGCATATAATtctgaataaaaattaattacgtTATAAAAGAACAACAATGTATTGAagacataaaataaaattgccaaaTTAACAATCTCATTTGTATgtgcaaaaaagagaatatgaaaatataaaagtagAATTTTGAAAACTGAAATCaaacttttatattttttactctccttTCTTATATTCATACCTTTTGAATATAACTCCATCGGTATGCTTATACAgttgttttaaatttttaatatatacaacCGTAAATTACTTCATGTGACACACCCAGCTGGATACGTCAAATGTATTTTCCTGTTACGAATATTATTTTGAGCGCTTGTTGAATTGTTCTCTAACATCTTCTGAGGTCCTTGATTTTGCAGATTATTCTtaattgcttttttcttcaatcactttttttggaaaCAGAGTCCAAATGGTGCAAACTaagaaatgatgaaaaatataacaaaaaatatacattggCTATATGCCACGATTTTACTTATATAATCCAAATAGTAAATAATTTCTGTGCAtactttcattttaatgttaaaacaatttttactttacaaaatacaaaaaaagttgaaaatatttccataaGCACAAACACAACTGTTGTGAAGTGATCGAAAAGATCACACAGTAAAGTTGTACACTTTTGTTCTAATGATTGCTGACTTCTATATATATCTTGAATATCAATGATATTAGTTGCATCGactttcttaaaaataaattcttcttccaaattttcacatttcaGTTTTGAATACAAATTATAAGGATTATAGtctttttcacatttaaaaTACTTTGGTTAGTATTCCATGTATTTACAACTATTAAAATAACTACAGGAATTATCCACATTTTATGCATATAGTTCGTTAATGTAAGAATCATATTTACAATAacgtttccttttattttcgtcAACAGAattatcattaaaaatagtgtcatattttttgaaatagtcatacaaattttttattttcttatattcGTCTAATCTTCGagcaaacataaaaaaagcatgGCTCATTATTTGTTaacttgaaatttttaacattttcacATTAAATTAACATTGTATTTACTGGTTTtgtttgctttttatttattcttctGTAATTTCTATGAGTTCCGATTGTATGGAtacagaattttttccaatatCTTTAACACACGACTCagaataaattttgttcattgcttttataaattcattaaaaataggCTTGTCATAAATGTTACTTGAACCACCAGGACATAATTTCCTCATTTCTTCATATGTCCAATAGTTGAAGAACAAACAGGGATCACTATGAATTTGTTCAGAACACtcaatgttataaaaatttagttTTACATTTCTAGATAGCTTTTTGCAAAGATTAGTCAACTCTTTTTGTTGGTTTAGGAGGTAAATTTACCCTTACGGTAATTTACATATTGAAATTCTTTCGTTTCTTTATTCAATTCAATATACACGATCTGTGAAGGTAACCCATTTAATATATCTTCCTAAAAATTTAGGaggtaaaattatttatgtaggTACTTAAAGATTCGTATCCAATGATAACTGTTTTTATTGATTTTTATTGGGTGTAGAatgtttaataaaattgtgtataattatatttaaaaacataatgaTTCATTTTGAATGCAATTATTACAGTATACACTAACATTAAGCACTGTTCTTCTTATGATAATTGGAGATTCCTTCATAAACTCATCCGATTCTTATggtaataaaattttatttcttatttcTATGTTGAATATTGAATTAATATCCTTTACAGAACAATCCTGTTCTAATGCAATAAAACAGCATCATcattaaatttctttttttttttcatttacttCCATGCAGTACGAATGAgttatatttgaaaattgaTCTTCTTCCatcttattatataattcatatatgttctttatgtatatacaatattttgtttttctgcctgatttgttattattcaacgtttattttatactttcATAACTTTCtacaaaattgtataaacctttcttgttttttatcttttccatATCAGGCATCTTTACGAAATATTTTGTGCACATGTCTCTGTTtgatatttaatataattgcgttttttttaaaaaatttgcaacatACTATGCAGCAGTTACATGTTAAATTTATTAGTAGCATCACTATCTAGTAATTTACCATAAAATCAATATATCAAATAAGCATAACTCctgtttttttatgtcatgTATTTCTAATGTGGGATGCATGTATTCCCAGAGTGTTAACACGTTTTTAAGCATACAAGAAAGTTGACACACCTTAGGACCTTCTAAATTAAGATTGTTTATTTCAGTAGTGTAACATGAATACACACTCGAATCTAAATATTTATAGAATTTGTCTAATTCCGATTTGGACCTAAAGCCGATCTCCGAATAGAATGAACAATTAAAAcgcataaacatataaataattattaaaaaaaatatatttttattttatttatgcaaaagaaaacaatTCAAATAATTCCCCTCAAATAAtcgttttaaataataaaaaaaatagtacatTATCATTCATTTCATCAAGAACTGATTTTTTAGCAGCAACTTTATCTGTATGCACATTTGTGCGAAACATCCATTTAAATGCATTTATAGTTTCATCTAatgtttttgttctttcaaCATTTGCtacacactttttttctaatgAACAAGaatctttataattttggcTGAAcactaaatataaacatttaCCAGGACATGTTTTctcaataaaatttaatctATCTGttgtaaacaaaaatatctttttaaaTCTTCTTATGTCTAATCTAAAAACTTCGGGTTTTCTATAGCGTTCTATTTCTTTGTATAAGTCAAAAATACCTTTTGAATAATTGCAGTAATAATTATGTTCCTGTGtagttcttttatttattagtaCACCTTTTATATCATCATGAAATTCTATga contains:
- a CDS encoding hypothetical protein (putative) codes for the protein MNYKPTQEHLESMLDSTYTNLQDNQKKQKKLYDFIEFHDDIKGVLINKRTTQEHNYYCNYSKGIFDLYKEIERYRKPEVFRLDIRRFKKIFLFTTDRLNFIEKTCPGKCLYLVFSQNYKDSCSLEKKCVANVERTKTLDETINAFKWMFRTNVHTDKVAAKKSVLDEMNDNIGFRSKSELDKFYKYLDSSVYSCYTTEINNLNLEGPKVCQLSCMLKNVLTLWEYMHPTLEIHDIKKQELCLFDILILW